A segment of the Desulfofundulus kuznetsovii DSM 6115 genome:
GTTCAATTACCGCCATGTCCCGGATGCCCCCTCCCACCTGCACGGGTATGCGGACGGCGGAAAGAATGCCCCGGATCATGTCCCAGTTCTTGGGTTCGCCGGTAAAGGCTCCATCCAGATCCACCACGTGCAGCCAGCGGGCGCCCTGGTCTTCCCAGAGGCGGGCTACGGCGACGGGATCATCGGAATAAACCGTTTCCCGATCCAGCCGGCCCTCTACCAGGCGCACACATTTGCCTGCCCGCAGGTCAATTGCCGGGATAATTAACATTTGGCCACCAACTCCCCAAAGTTTTGCAGAATTTTTAGCCCCAGGGTGCTGCTCTTTTCCGGGTGAAACTGGATGCCAAAAACGTTACCCCGATTGACCATGGAGGTAAAGGGCTGACCGTAGGTGGTTACCCCCGCCACCAGGTCCTGATCCCCCGGGTCTACATAATATGAATGAACGAAATAAAAAGTTGCTCCGTCAAGAACTCCCCGGGTCAGGGAAATCTCCTTCTGGAAAAATACCCGGTTCCACCCCATGTGGGGAATTTTAACCTCCCAGTGAATGCGGCGCACCCGTCCGGGGAAAATACCCAGTCCCGGTGTGGAACCAAACTCCTCACTCACTTCAAACAGGAGCTGCAGTCCCAGGCAGATGCCCAGGAAGGGTTTGCCTGTGGCAATGGCCTCCTTAACTGCCCGGTCCAGGCCGGCAGCTATAAGATTGTCCATGGCATCCCGGAAGGCTCCCACTCCCGGCAGGACCACCCCCCGGGCCTGTCCCACGAGGGCCGGGTCCCGCACCACCTCGGCCCTGAAACCCACCCTTTCAAAAGCTTTCTGTACACTGCGCAGGTTCCCCATCCCGTAATCAATGATGGCAATCAAAACTTTCGCCCCCTCCCCCGCCAAAACACTACAACAACCCTTTAGTGGAGGGTACACCCGGCGTCCGGGGATCTGGGGCCATGGCAGATTTCAGCGCCCGGCCCAGACCCTTGAAAATGGCTTCAATGATATGGTGGGTGTTCCGCCCGGCCAAAAGGCGTACGTGCAGGGTAAACTCCCCGTTTAAGGCCAGCGCCCGCAGGAACTCTTCCACCAGCTCGGTATCGAAATTCCCCACCCGGGGTGACGGCAGGGAAACTTCGTAGGCTAGAAAGCCCCGGCCGCTCAGGTCCACCGCCACGAGCACTAAAGCCTCATCCATGGGCAAAAGAGCGTGGCCGTAACGGTTGATGCCTTCTTTATTGCCCAGGGCCTCCTTCAAGGCCCGCCCCAGGCAAATGGCCGTATCTTCCACCGTATGGTGATTATCCACTTCCAGGTCGCCCCGGGCGTTCAGCTCCAGGTCAAAACAGGCGTGCCGGGTGAATAGGCAAAGCATGTGATCCAGAAAGCCGATGCCTGTCCTGATCTGGTAGTTGCCCGTCCCATCCAGGTTCAGGTGCACCCGGATTTCCGTTTCACCGGTGCGGCGTTTTAGCCCGGCCACCCTCTGTAAACTTATTTTCCCCACCCCCTACAGCCCCAAAATCATTTTTAGCTTTTCCAGGAAAAGACGGTTTTCATCCTTTTTCCCCACCGTTACCCGCAGGCACTGTTCCAGCCAGGGGCCGTGCATGTTGCGGATTAAAATACCATTCGCCAGCAATTCCCGGTATACCTGCTCTGCCGGCAAGGGGGTACGGAAAAGAATAAAATTGGCCACGGTAGGGAAAACCTCGACCCCCGGCAGGGCGGCCAGTTCCCGGTATAGTTCCTCCCGGTCCTGCAGGATCTGGTTGATCAACTGGCCGAATTCTTCCCGGCGGGCCATTACCGTGCGGGCGGCGAGCTGGGAAAAGGCATTCAAATTAAAGGGCTGTTTGATGCGCAGCAGTTGTTGAACCACTGCCGGATCGGCCAGCAAATAGCCCACCCGCAGGCCGGCTAATCCGAAAGCTTTGGAAAAGGTGCGCAGGACCACCAGGTTGGAGTATTCCTCCAACAGGGGTACACAGCTTTCCCCGCCAAATTCCTGGTAGGCCTCGTCCACCACCACCAGGGCGCGGCTGTTCTTTAGTATTTCGGCCACTTCCTCCGGCGGGGTGGCGTTCCCCGTGGGGTTGTTGGGTGA
Coding sequences within it:
- the hisB gene encoding imidazoleglycerol-phosphate dehydratase HisB, with protein sequence MGKISLQRVAGLKRRTGETEIRVHLNLDGTGNYQIRTGIGFLDHMLCLFTRHACFDLELNARGDLEVDNHHTVEDTAICLGRALKEALGNKEGINRYGHALLPMDEALVLVAVDLSGRGFLAYEVSLPSPRVGNFDTELVEEFLRALALNGEFTLHVRLLAGRNTHHIIEAIFKGLGRALKSAMAPDPRTPGVPSTKGLL
- the hisC gene encoding histidinol-phosphate transaminase; amino-acid sequence: MNAAFDPAALVRPDLDGLVPYQVHVHHNVIKLDANENPYDFPPSIREEIWRELGNHTFTRYPDPVAGELIDQLSDYTGVPAGGILAGNGSDELILTLLLTFGTGGRVVITPPTFSMYEVHARIAGARPVNVPRRQNFALDVPGVIAAARHPETRVIFLCSPNNPTGNATPPEEVAEILKNSRALVVVDEAYQEFGGESCVPLLEEYSNLVVLRTFSKAFGLAGLRVGYLLADPAVVQQLLRIKQPFNLNAFSQLAARTVMARREEFGQLINQILQDREELYRELAALPGVEVFPTVANFILFRTPLPAEQVYRELLANGILIRNMHGPWLEQCLRVTVGKKDENRLFLEKLKMILGL
- the hisH gene encoding imidazole glycerol phosphate synthase subunit HisH yields the protein MIAIIDYGMGNLRSVQKAFERVGFRAEVVRDPALVGQARGVVLPGVGAFRDAMDNLIAAGLDRAVKEAIATGKPFLGICLGLQLLFEVSEEFGSTPGLGIFPGRVRRIHWEVKIPHMGWNRVFFQKEISLTRGVLDGATFYFVHSYYVDPGDQDLVAGVTTYGQPFTSMVNRGNVFGIQFHPEKSSTLGLKILQNFGELVAKC